Genomic segment of Streptosporangium sp. NBC_01755:
GTCCAGATCGACGAACGCGTCCATGAACCGGTCGTAGGTGAGAACCCGGTAGTCGCCGCCCAGCGGGCTCGGCGCCTGAGCGATCCCGTTCTCCTCCAGGATCAGGAACCGGGTGAGCTTCGGCAGCCGGGTCTGCAACAGCTCGCCGTCGGTGGCCGCCAGGACCTGGGCCACATCGTCGACGTTCCTGCTCAGCAGCAGTTCGACGTACTCGCTGCGCAGGCCCCGCTCGCGGAAGAAGAGCTGGTAGACGGTGTTGCGGGACAGCTCGAAACGCTTGACCGGCTGGAAACCGAGCGTCAGATACAGCCCCGCCAGAAACTCGGCCTTGGCCGCTACCTCGGGAGCGAGCTTGGGCACGTCCCCGCTCAGGATGCCGCTGCCGGTGCTGCTGAACCAGGCCAGCACGTCCAGCAGACGGCGCACCGCGGTGAGCCCGTCCTCCTCGGCGATCTCGTAGCCATCGTGGGCGGACCGGTTGCGCAGCCGCTGGATGTCGCGCAGGGAGTCGAGGACGCCGCTGCTGCGGATGTGAGGCTGCGCGCCCTTGATCAGCTCGCTCAGGGTCTTCCCTCCGGGGTCGCCGGGTACGTTGTGGTGCCGCCAGAGCTGTTTGAGGATCCGCTCGGTGATCTTTCCGACCAGGGCGATCGCATTCTCCGGATAGCCGTCGCCGAGCGACTTGATCGGCCGCTCGAAGTCCAGGCCGAGATGGCGGGCGACCCGGGAGTGGTCGTCCAGCTCGTTCCTGAGCTGGAACAGACGAGTGTCGAGCTCGATGCTCACGCTTTCACCCCGAGTACGAAGGCGAACCGGTCCGGGAACCGTACCTCGGGGCCGGGGTGCTCGCGGCGGATCTCGGAGATTCCCGCTTCCAGCTCGGCGTCATCAAAGCTGGACAGCAGCGACATGTACCGGTTGCGGACCATCTGGGTGTAGTGCTCGACGGTGAACGCGAGCGGGAACTCGTCGTAGCTCAGCTCGGTGGCCAGGCCACTGCGGCCCATTGCGGTGGCGATGCCGGCGGGATCGGGCTGTCTCTCCTCGAAGAGCCTCAGCGCCGCGCCGAACAGCGGGTAGTCGATGCTCGTCGGCAGCATGACCACGAGCATCCGCCCACCGGGCCGCAGCAGGCGAGCCAGACCGGTCAGGATCTCTGGAGGATCGGCGAGGTGGTGGAGCACCTCCTTGAGCAGGATGGCGTCGTAGCCATCGTGCGGCGGCGCGATCCGCCCTCCGGCGAGGTCTTCGGCTCCCGCGTGCAGCGGGATCAGCCGCTCGTCGGCGGGGAGTCGCTCCAGCATCGCGAGGGAGGGGTCGGCGCAGACCAACGTGCTCGCGTGCCCGGCCAGACCGCGGGAGTAGAGGCCGGTCCCGCACCCGAGATCCATCGCCAGATCACCGGGGCCGAGGCGCAGGCGGTCGAGGATGTCGCCGGTCATCCAGCGGATGAACTCCGGACTGTAGGCCCAGTTCTCGTCGTACCTGTCCGCCAGGCGGTCGTAGTGAGCCCGCGTGACATCGCTCCGCACGAGACATTCCCTCCAAGCCACGGCATCAGGGCAAGCCTCAGCATCCGACGAGCGACAACACCAGTCAAGGAAGGGGCGCTCAGGTAGGGGTTTCGGTCGGTGCCCCAGAGATCTCACCGCTTGCCATGAAGTCCGATTCCGCCGGAAATCGACAGGAATTCAAGCGACACCCGCGTATAGGCTCGTGTGGTGGCGCTTTCCGATCTTCGACGTGAGATGGTGCTCGATGCCATCGCCGAGTTCGACCGGTTGGGCCGTGACGCCTTTCTTGAGGAGTACGGCTACCGCAGGGCCATCGGCTACTTTCTCGTCTACGACGACAAGCGGTACGACTCCAAGGCGATCGCCGGAGTCGCCTACCGAGGAGTCAGCGGCAGCCCCCTGCACCCTGGCGAGTTCTCCGGCGGGAACGCCACCGTTGCCCGGGTGCTCGGCGACCTGGGCTTCGAGGTGACGAAACCGGGGCAGGCTGCCGAAGTGCCCTCCGTCGAAGACCTCCTGCAGAAGGTCGACTCGCTCAAGCCCGCCGTGTCTCCCACGACCGGCGCGCAGAAACGGCACCAGCCGTTAACACTGTTGTGGGCGATCGGCCGCGCGGCCCAGGGCGAGCCACGCCTCACACCGTGGGAGAGCACCCACCGCGAACTCGGGCAGCTCATCGAGGAGTTCGGCCTTGAGGAGGACCGGCCCAGCCCGGAGTTCCCCATGCTGTGGCTCTATCACCATGGCCTGTGGGACCTGCCCGGCCACACCGACGTGCCACGCGCCAGCGGCTCGCCCGCGCAGCGATGGATGAAGGAGCAGCGACCGAACAGCGGCCTGCGGCCATGGGCGCATGAGATCGTCACCGACCAGGAGGGCGTCCGTGCCCAGATCGTCGTGAGGCTGCTCAGCGCGTACTTCCACGGCGCTGACCACAACGCACTTCTCGCCAGGATCGGGTTGAATCCAGCTGTCATTCGCAGTGGGTCCTCCACGCCTGGCCGTAGCGAGTCCATTATGGAGCGCGTCATCCGCGACTCCCTGCTCGCCGAGCAGATCAAGCGCGCGCACGGCCACCACTGCCAGATCTGCGGCGACCGTCTTACTCTCCAGCAGGGCTTCTACGCCGAGGGAGCACACATTCGCCCGCTCGGAAAACCGCACAACGGTCCCGACGAGCCCGGCAACCTGCTCTGCCTCTGCCCCAACCACCATGTTCTGTTTGACCGGGGCGCGATCGCCATCCAGGCCGACCTCGCGGTGATGAACATGGCCTCGGGCGTCTCACTTGGCCCCCTGCGACTCGCCCCGAACCATGACATCAACCCGGAGCACCTGGCCTACCACCGGAAGGTCATCACCGAGCAGAGCTGAACCGGCAGCGAGCCTGAGAATCTGTAGGCCGGCCTCGGGTGAAGTGACCGATCTAGGATGTGGACCTCATTCGGCGCAGGTCAGCCGTTAATACCTGGCCGTGAGTGCTGGAGTTCGACGTCGTTTATCTGGGTCAGTAGATCCTGGACGTTTCTGGCTTCGATGGGTCCGGGGGCATTGGCAAGCCAGCGAGGGAAGGCCCAGTAGCGGCGGGCCCAGCGGCGCCAGAGGATGACCCAGCCGGGGTGGCGGGCTTCCAGGTCGCGAGCCAGGTCGGTGGCGTTGTCCGTGCTTGCCGCCTGGGGTCC
This window contains:
- a CDS encoding class I SAM-dependent DNA methyltransferase, producing the protein MRSDVTRAHYDRLADRYDENWAYSPEFIRWMTGDILDRLRLGPGDLAMDLGCGTGLYSRGLAGHASTLVCADPSLAMLERLPADERLIPLHAGAEDLAGGRIAPPHDGYDAILLKEVLHHLADPPEILTGLARLLRPGGRMLVVMLPTSIDYPLFGAALRLFEERQPDPAGIATAMGRSGLATELSYDEFPLAFTVEHYTQMVRNRYMSLLSSFDDAELEAGISEIRREHPGPEVRFPDRFAFVLGVKA
- a CDS encoding HNH endonuclease, producing MALSDLRREMVLDAIAEFDRLGRDAFLEEYGYRRAIGYFLVYDDKRYDSKAIAGVAYRGVSGSPLHPGEFSGGNATVARVLGDLGFEVTKPGQAAEVPSVEDLLQKVDSLKPAVSPTTGAQKRHQPLTLLWAIGRAAQGEPRLTPWESTHRELGQLIEEFGLEEDRPSPEFPMLWLYHHGLWDLPGHTDVPRASGSPAQRWMKEQRPNSGLRPWAHEIVTDQEGVRAQIVVRLLSAYFHGADHNALLARIGLNPAVIRSGSSTPGRSESIMERVIRDSLLAEQIKRAHGHHCQICGDRLTLQQGFYAEGAHIRPLGKPHNGPDEPGNLLCLCPNHHVLFDRGAIAIQADLAVMNMASGVSLGPLRLAPNHDINPEHLAYHRKVITEQS